From Halalkalicoccus subterraneus, one genomic window encodes:
- a CDS encoding DUF5789 family protein: protein MTREVKLSRVDEELEALSYPTSRDDAANELDEVTLLLADGEANLGELVSETGSDSYRSAEDLKTELHNSLPREAVGEPYQSEGEG from the coding sequence ATGACACGGGAAGTCAAACTGAGCCGGGTCGACGAGGAGTTGGAGGCGCTTTCATATCCGACCTCGCGGGACGACGCCGCGAACGAACTCGACGAGGTGACGCTCCTGCTCGCCGACGGCGAGGCGAACCTCGGCGAACTGGTTTCGGAGACCGGCAGCGACTCCTATCGCTCCGCGGAGGACCTCAAAACCGAACTCCATAACTCCCTTCCCCGCGAGGCGGTCGGCGAGCCCTACCAGTCTGAAGGGGAGGGATAG